A region of the Bacillota bacterium genome:
CAGCCTCACGTTCACGTCGGCGTAGGTGGCGCCGAAAGCCACTCCCCTCGGGGAGAAGAGCAAATCGTAGCGGCCAAGCCAGCTCTCCGCCGCCCACAGCAGCGCAAGTGCCGACAGCAAAAGGAACAAGTGCGTCCTCGGCCGGCCCCGCAGGCCCTCCCCGCCGCGCCGCCAGTCGAGGATGCCGGCCACCGTGTAGATGAGCCCGCTCAGGCCCACAGAGACCAGTACGGCGGCAAACAGCACGGAGAGGACGAGCCGCACGAGCGGCAGCGTGTAAACGTAAAACGACACGTCCTGGTTCAGGACGGGATCTTGCACACCAAAAGGCTGCCGGTAGAAGAACATGGCCACGTCCATCCACCGGCCTGCCACGCCGAAGCCCAGCAAAACGGCCAGTCCGGCCACCAGTGTCGTGGCCCAGTGCTGAACGCGGGCCCAGGGCCGCGCCAGCAAGCTCTGGGTCAGCTCGGGGCGCAGGTACGCCCGGGCCAGGGCCGGCCGGGCGGCCAGCAGGCTGGCACCCAGGATCAGGAAGCTCAGCAGTGCACCGCCCGCTCCTACGGCGAGCTGCCAGACCCAGGGCGCAATCAGAAGGGAAGGATAACCGAGGGATTCAAACCACATCCAGTCGGTGAGACCGCGGGCGAAAACCAGAGAGGCCACGAGAAGGGCGAGGGCCAGCCAGATGATGCGGCGAATCGTCGAGCGCATGTTCACGGACTCCTATCATTCTTGACGGCACGCAGAGCCGGCCGCTCGGCGCGGTCGGCCAGCTGCCGCAAGCGTTTGGCGGAGAACAGGTAGCGGCGGTTGCAAAATCGGCAGCGCAGTTCCACCGGATCCTGCTCGGAAGCGAGGTCCCGCAGTTCCTGCGCACCCAGCGCCACCAGCCCGGCATCCATCCGTTGGCGGGTGCACGGACAGCGAAACGCCACCGGGGCGGTGGCCAGCACCCGCACGTCGAGGTCCCCGAGCAACCCTTCGATCAGGCCGCGCGCGCTGGCCCCCTGCCCCAGCTCGTCGATGGTGCGGCTAACCGCGGGCGCCTGCCGGAGCCTCCTGGCTACCTCTTCCACCAGTTCGGACGGGGCGCCCGGAAGGGGCGTGACGAGCCACCCGCCGGCCGCCCGGATGGAGCCATCTTCAGAGACCAGTACCCCAAGCGCCACCGAAGCCGGCGTTTGCTCCGAATACGCCAGGTAATACGCCACGTCCTCCGCAATCTCCCCGCTGGCCAGCGGCACCGCCCCGCGGTAGGGCTCCTTCAGGCCCAGGTCTCGCATGACGTAGAGATCGCCCTTTCCCACGGCGCCGGCCACGTCCAGCTTGTGGCGGTCGTTGAGCGGCAGGTGGACGTGAGGGTTCGCGGCGTAGCCCCGCACCTCGAGGCGCGCGGTGGCCTCCGCCACCAGGTGGCGCAGGGGCCCGTCTCCGATGATCTGGAGCATGATGCGTTCGTCGTCCTTCAGGGATGACGCCAGGAGCACCGATGCGGTCATCAGCCGGCCCAGGGCCGCGGCGGCGGTAGGCCACAGGTGGTGACGCCGCCGTGCTTCCTCGATGACCGGCGTGGTGATGCAGGCCGCCGCGCGCAGCTGGCCGCCGGCCACCGTCATGCGCACAAGGTGTCCCTGACGCGCGGTGACCGACCCCGTCTTCCCCTGTTCGCTCATGGACGCGTGGCCTTCGGCGAAGCGAAGAAGTGCTTCGTCACCACACCCCGGCCCGGTCGCCCCTGCGGCACCCCGTTCACTACAAGTTCAACGCCCTCGGCATTGCCGAACCGCACGGAGAGGATCTTGTCGGCGTGCCAGCTCAGCACCTCTCCCGGCTGGGCCGTGCCGGAGAAGACCTCCTTGCCGTCGGCGAACGCT
Encoded here:
- a CDS encoding UPF0182 family protein, with protein sequence MRSTIRRIIWLALALLVASLVFARGLTDWMWFESLGYPSLLIAPWVWQLAVGAGGALLSFLILGASLLAARPALARAYLRPELTQSLLARPWARVQHWATTLVAGLAVLLGFGVAGRWMDVAMFFYRQPFGVQDPVLNQDVSFYVYTLPLVRLVLSVLFAAVLVSVGLSGLIYTVAGILDWRRGGEGLRGRPRTHLFLLLSALALLWAAESWLGRYDLLFSPRGVAFGATYADVNVRL
- the hslO gene encoding Hsp33 family molecular chaperone HslO — translated: MSEQGKTGSVTARQGHLVRMTVAGGQLRAAACITTPVIEEARRRHHLWPTAAAALGRLMTASVLLASSLKDDERIMLQIIGDGPLRHLVAEATARLEVRGYAANPHVHLPLNDRHKLDVAGAVGKGDLYVMRDLGLKEPYRGAVPLASGEIAEDVAYYLAYSEQTPASVALGVLVSEDGSIRAAGGWLVTPLPGAPSELVEEVARRLRQAPAVSRTIDELGQGASARGLIEGLLGDLDVRVLATAPVAFRCPCTRQRMDAGLVALGAQELRDLASEQDPVELRCRFCNRRYLFSAKRLRQLADRAERPALRAVKNDRSP